A part of Streptomyces sp. NBC_01235 genomic DNA contains:
- a CDS encoding M14 family zinc carboxypeptidase has translation MSLLPELRYPTVTEMTSFARALATHQPGVCALRQVGLSRAGRPLHLLSVGHARRAVLVVAGAHANEPTGGSTLLALAERVLYERELRDGTSWHFLLCADPDGASLHVTPAPRSLLEYHLGFFRPAGPEQPEWSPAVLPPDRLPPETRALTRVIDELRPYLQVTLHGTDLGGSWVQLTKDIPGLAEPFAKSAAQLHIPVETGASDAAGWPASGPGVHVMPAAGADAAYPSMPDDARHSTWYHAHRYGGLTAVVEVPMWASDMVDDPAQHPAPAAAIRRLARRLLRDTTEVERVLVEALPRLEGVDGPLLRAAKWALELVPGLAADWTDTPPAATTMAYVGSVDAFARRLPLRAAAMLWRVLQESDDHAAPRLEQLVETWSDAFADRFRARWVPLEHQVEHQSRTVVAAALHARERAA, from the coding sequence GTGAGTCTCCTGCCGGAGCTGCGCTACCCCACGGTGACCGAAATGACCTCCTTTGCACGGGCGTTGGCCACACACCAACCCGGCGTGTGCGCGCTGCGGCAGGTGGGTCTCTCCCGGGCGGGCCGGCCCCTGCACCTGCTGTCCGTGGGACATGCGCGGCGGGCCGTGCTCGTCGTCGCGGGCGCCCACGCCAACGAGCCGACCGGGGGTTCGACGCTGTTGGCCCTCGCCGAACGGGTCCTGTACGAGCGGGAGTTGCGGGACGGCACGTCCTGGCACTTTCTGCTCTGCGCGGACCCCGACGGGGCGAGTCTGCACGTGACCCCGGCGCCGCGCAGCCTGCTGGAGTACCACCTCGGCTTCTTCCGGCCCGCCGGTCCGGAACAGCCGGAGTGGTCCCCCGCCGTGCTGCCGCCGGACCGGCTGCCGCCCGAGACGCGCGCGCTGACCCGGGTCATCGACGAGCTGCGGCCCTACCTCCAGGTGACCCTGCACGGCACCGATCTGGGCGGCAGCTGGGTGCAGTTGACGAAGGACATCCCGGGACTCGCCGAGCCGTTCGCCAAGTCCGCGGCCCAGCTGCACATCCCGGTGGAGACGGGCGCCTCCGACGCGGCGGGCTGGCCGGCGTCCGGGCCCGGGGTGCACGTGATGCCGGCCGCGGGGGCGGACGCGGCGTACCCGAGCATGCCGGACGACGCACGGCACAGCACCTGGTACCACGCCCACCGCTACGGCGGCCTGACCGCGGTGGTGGAGGTGCCGATGTGGGCGAGCGACATGGTGGACGACCCCGCTCAGCACCCCGCCCCGGCCGCGGCGATCCGGCGGCTGGCGCGGCGGCTGCTGCGGGACACGACGGAGGTCGAGCGCGTCCTCGTCGAGGCGCTGCCGCGCCTGGAGGGCGTCGACGGGCCCCTGCTGCGGGCGGCCAAATGGGCGCTGGAGCTGGTGCCGGGGCTGGCCGCGGACTGGACGGACACGCCGCCCGCCGCCACGACGATGGCGTACGTCGGCAGCGTGGACGCCTTCGCCCGCCGGCTGCCCCTGCGGGCGGCCGCGATGCTGTGGCGGGTCCTGCAGGAGAGCGACGACCACGCGGCCCCGCGCCTGGAGCAGCTCGTGGAGACCTGGAGCGACGCCTTCGCCGACCGCTTCCGGGCCCGCTGGGTGCCCTTGGAGCACCAGGTCGAGCACCAGTCCCGCACGGTCGTCGCGGCGGCCCTGCACGCCCGTGAACGGGCGGCTTAG
- a CDS encoding nitroreductase/quinone reductase family protein gives MPTSFNESVIEEFRANGGKVGGPFEGGNLLLLTTTGAKSGTERTTPLAYVRHDDTLLVIGSNLGAPSHPHWYRNLLAHPVVRVELGTETFQALAVPAEGARREELFERAVRTAPGYADYQARTARSLPVVVLERAEPDGWEGPREVRTLADKIMEVHTWLRGQLRQVTAETEAHFAARAAHQGPGEPPAPGLGLQIRQRCLAFCQALRFHHTSEDAHVFPGMARYHPHLADTFARLTEEHRTVARIQDDLVALLAGIGIADPERFRTELDAMSRELNAHLDHEEKTIVPLLAQVPWPPPARASERPPEPPPRRS, from the coding sequence ATGCCCACGTCTTTCAATGAATCCGTCATCGAGGAGTTCCGCGCCAACGGCGGCAAGGTCGGCGGCCCCTTCGAAGGCGGGAACCTGCTCCTGCTGACGACCACCGGCGCGAAGTCGGGGACCGAGCGGACCACTCCCCTCGCCTACGTCCGCCACGACGACACGCTGTTGGTCATCGGGTCCAACCTCGGCGCGCCGAGCCACCCCCACTGGTACCGCAACCTGCTCGCCCACCCGGTGGTGCGGGTGGAACTCGGCACCGAGACCTTCCAGGCCCTCGCCGTCCCCGCCGAGGGAGCCCGGCGCGAGGAACTCTTCGAGCGCGCCGTGCGGACGGCCCCCGGATACGCCGACTACCAGGCCCGCACCGCCCGTTCACTGCCGGTCGTCGTGCTGGAGCGTGCCGAGCCCGACGGCTGGGAGGGGCCCCGCGAGGTCCGCACCCTTGCCGACAAGATCATGGAGGTCCACACCTGGCTGCGCGGCCAGCTGCGTCAGGTGACGGCGGAGACCGAGGCCCACTTCGCCGCCCGCGCCGCCCACCAGGGCCCCGGTGAGCCGCCCGCTCCGGGTCTCGGCCTGCAGATACGGCAGCGCTGCCTGGCGTTCTGTCAGGCCCTGCGCTTCCACCACACCAGCGAGGACGCACACGTGTTCCCGGGGATGGCCCGCTACCACCCGCACCTGGCGGACACCTTCGCCCGGCTCACCGAGGAACACCGCACGGTCGCGCGCATCCAGGACGACCTCGTGGCTCTGCTGGCCGGCATCGGCATCGCCGATCCCGAGCGCTTCCGTACGGAACTGGACGCCATGTCACGGGAGTTGAACGCCCACCTCGACCACGAGGAGAAGACGATCGTCCCCCTCCTCGCCCAGGTCCCCTGGCCGCCGCCGGCGCGCGCATCCGAGCGCCCCCCGGAGCCTCCCCCCAGGCGTTCTTGA
- a CDS encoding M14 family zinc carboxypeptidase: MDELAARAAALAVRSSGDVRLRRVGVSRAGAPLWLLSLGRGARQALVVAGPHANEPVGGATVLRLAERVLADPRLTVGADATWNLLLCLDPDGLRRNEGWLGGPYSLGRYFRNFFRPGFLEQPEWLPDGAAAAALRETRTLLRLQDELKPFFQCSLHGVDIGGAFVELTRDLPGLAQRVAHAAARLGIPRELGPYDTLYWPRLGPAVYRIPPPCPRDLAAAITEAAVESTWYHPHRHGTVTAVVEAPMWGVAAVEDGSAPADRDAVLRAVSDALRHDTQVLERILARVRPHLVGVPGAARLLAPVDDYLLVCPGLADAWNPDTADPARPLPPLSTGHLTALRIAGRRIAVRTAGLLHQLVTGAGRDPSGVLPELDGLIDAWCAGYQKDCGARWIPVARQAEYQARVVLAAFELAGRYAAEPARARSGESDWGTRPAVPMHRE; this comes from the coding sequence GTGGACGAACTCGCGGCCCGCGCGGCCGCGCTCGCCGTCCGCAGCTCCGGGGACGTCCGGCTGCGCCGCGTCGGGGTCTCCCGCGCGGGCGCGCCCCTGTGGCTGCTCTCCCTCGGCCGGGGCGCCCGCCAGGCCCTCGTCGTGGCCGGACCGCACGCCAACGAGCCCGTGGGCGGCGCCACCGTCCTGCGGCTGGCCGAACGCGTCCTCGCCGACCCGCGGCTCACCGTGGGCGCCGACGCCACCTGGAACCTGCTGCTCTGCCTCGACCCCGACGGCCTGCGCCGCAACGAGGGCTGGCTGGGCGGCCCCTACAGCCTCGGCCGCTACTTCCGGAACTTCTTTAGGCCCGGCTTCCTGGAACAGCCCGAGTGGCTGCCCGACGGCGCGGCCGCCGCCGCGCTGCGGGAGACCCGTACGCTGCTCCGCCTCCAGGACGAACTGAAACCTTTCTTCCAGTGCTCGCTGCACGGCGTCGACATCGGTGGCGCCTTCGTGGAACTCACCCGCGACCTGCCCGGACTCGCCCAGCGGGTCGCCCACGCCGCGGCCCGCCTCGGCATCCCCCGCGAACTCGGGCCCTACGACACCCTGTACTGGCCGCGCCTGGGTCCCGCCGTCTACCGGATCCCGCCGCCGTGCCCGCGCGATCTGGCCGCCGCCATCACCGAGGCCGCCGTCGAGTCGACCTGGTACCACCCGCACCGGCACGGCACGGTCACCGCCGTCGTCGAGGCGCCCATGTGGGGCGTCGCCGCCGTCGAGGACGGCTCGGCGCCCGCCGACCGGGACGCGGTGCTGCGTGCCGTGAGCGACGCCCTGCGCCACGACACCCAGGTGCTGGAACGTATCCTCGCGCGTGTGCGGCCCCACCTCGTCGGCGTCCCCGGCGCGGCGCGTCTGCTCGCCCCGGTCGACGACTACCTCCTGGTCTGCCCCGGCCTCGCGGACGCCTGGAACCCCGACACCGCCGACCCCGCCCGCCCGCTCCCGCCGCTCAGCACCGGCCATCTGACCGCGCTGCGCATCGCGGGCCGCCGGATCGCCGTCCGGACGGCGGGCCTGCTGCACCAGCTCGTCACCGGTGCCGGACGCGACCCCTCGGGCGTGCTGCCGGAACTGGACGGGCTGATCGACGCGTGGTGCGCGGGTTACCAGAAGGACTGCGGGGCGCGCTGGATTCCCGTCGCGCGCCAGGCGGAGTACCAGGCGCGGGTCGTGCTCGCCGCGTTCGAACTGGCCGGGCGGTACGCCGCCGAACCCGCCCGTGCCCGTTCGGGTGAGTCGGACTGGGGTACCCGGCCCGCCGTGCCGATGCACCGGGAATGA
- the treY gene encoding malto-oligosyltrehalose synthase — translation MTPERRDACVPVPPTATYRLQLQPEFPFGAAAAAVPYLASLGVSHLHLSPVLEAVPGSPHGYDVVDPTRVRAELGGEEGLRALARTAREHGLGLVVDIVPNHMAMAPRHNRALWEVLREGPTSPYAHWFDIDWEARGGQVLLPVLGHPVGAELAHLRVDGDVLRYYDHVFPLREGTRELPLPRLLDAQWYRPVWWRLARTELNYRRFFSISELIGVRVEDPEVFEATHGTILRLLHEGVVDGLRVDHPDGLADPDGYLERLHEASGGRWTVVEKILADGERLPHSWPVAGTTGYDALRRVDGLFTDPAGAGELLARYRHFAAPQTDRGGDWAATVRRAAYGVLGHELAAETDRLTRVASRVCATSDDPALRDRAPWALRTALEELLVRLEVYRPYASGDPAAVVTEEAAEQARQAFVVPEEAGAVDVVRGLVLGGEGPSGAEFRARFAQTSSALRAKSVEDTAFYRYVPLLSANEVGGDPGRPGVSPDDFHAYCAHVQREWPATGTVVSTHDTKRSADVRAALAVLTECPQRWADVLEQVTRAGDDTADRDADGVADGQLAWAAWQTVFGLGPAAPERVQEALLKHVREAGLYTSWTEQEPPYEEAVAAFVAAGPCGVPGERVAALRQALEPYVRANVLGTALVHLTMPGVPDLYQGTECEYRALVDPDNRRPVPFPPQDPGVKGAVTAAALRLRRRRPEVFGDAATYEPLPAEGAAADHCLAFARSGRVVTAVTRLSLRLAEAGGWRGTRLALPPGTWVDVLAAERESTREFTGHARVEELFERLPVALLERVERGREGDLRR, via the coding sequence ATGACCCCTGAGCGACGTGACGCCTGCGTTCCCGTGCCGCCCACGGCGACCTACCGGCTGCAGCTGCAGCCCGAGTTCCCGTTCGGGGCCGCGGCGGCGGCCGTGCCGTACCTGGCCTCGCTCGGTGTGTCGCATCTGCACCTGTCCCCCGTCCTGGAGGCCGTGCCCGGTTCCCCGCACGGCTACGACGTCGTGGACCCCACACGCGTGCGTGCGGAGCTGGGCGGCGAGGAGGGGCTGCGGGCGCTGGCGCGCACCGCGCGGGAGCACGGGCTCGGGCTCGTCGTGGACATCGTGCCGAACCACATGGCGATGGCCCCGCGCCACAACCGCGCCCTGTGGGAGGTGCTGCGCGAGGGCCCGACGTCGCCGTACGCACACTGGTTCGACATCGACTGGGAGGCACGGGGCGGCCAGGTGCTGCTCCCGGTGCTCGGCCATCCGGTGGGGGCGGAGCTGGCTCACCTGCGGGTGGACGGCGACGTCCTGCGTTACTACGACCACGTCTTCCCGCTGCGCGAGGGCACCCGGGAACTGCCGCTGCCGCGGCTGCTGGACGCCCAGTGGTACCGGCCGGTGTGGTGGCGGCTGGCCCGCACCGAGCTGAACTACCGGCGCTTCTTCAGCATCTCGGAGCTCATCGGGGTGCGGGTGGAGGACCCGGAGGTGTTCGAGGCCACCCACGGCACGATCCTGCGGCTGCTGCACGAGGGCGTGGTCGACGGGCTGCGCGTCGACCACCCCGACGGCCTCGCCGACCCTGACGGCTACCTGGAGCGGCTGCACGAGGCCAGCGGCGGCCGCTGGACGGTCGTCGAGAAGATCCTGGCCGACGGGGAGCGGCTGCCGCACTCCTGGCCGGTCGCCGGCACCACCGGCTACGACGCCCTGCGCCGCGTCGACGGCCTCTTCACCGACCCCGCGGGGGCCGGGGAGCTCCTGGCCCGCTACCGGCACTTCGCGGCTCCGCAGACGGACCGGGGCGGCGACTGGGCGGCGACGGTGCGGCGGGCGGCGTACGGGGTGCTCGGCCACGAACTGGCGGCCGAGACGGACCGGCTGACCCGGGTGGCGTCCCGGGTGTGCGCCACGTCGGACGACCCGGCGCTGCGGGACCGGGCCCCCTGGGCGCTGCGCACGGCCCTGGAGGAGCTGCTCGTCCGCCTGGAGGTCTACCGGCCGTACGCCTCGGGCGACCCGGCGGCCGTCGTCACCGAGGAGGCCGCCGAACAGGCGCGGCAGGCGTTCGTCGTGCCGGAGGAGGCGGGCGCGGTCGACGTGGTGCGGGGCCTGGTGCTGGGCGGGGAGGGTCCGTCGGGGGCGGAGTTCCGGGCACGGTTCGCGCAGACGTCGTCCGCGCTGCGGGCCAAGTCGGTGGAGGACACGGCGTTCTACCGGTACGTGCCGCTGCTGTCCGCGAACGAGGTGGGCGGCGACCCCGGCCGCCCGGGGGTGTCCCCCGACGACTTCCACGCGTACTGCGCGCACGTGCAGCGCGAGTGGCCGGCCACCGGGACGGTCGTGTCGACGCACGACACCAAGCGCAGCGCGGACGTGCGTGCCGCGCTCGCCGTGCTCACCGAGTGCCCGCAGCGCTGGGCGGACGTCCTGGAGCAGGTCACGCGCGCGGGGGACGACACGGCGGACCGCGATGCGGACGGCGTCGCGGACGGGCAGCTGGCGTGGGCGGCCTGGCAGACGGTGTTCGGGCTGGGCCCGGCGGCCCCGGAGCGCGTCCAGGAAGCGCTGCTGAAGCACGTGCGCGAGGCGGGGCTGTACACGAGCTGGACGGAGCAGGAGCCGCCGTACGAGGAGGCGGTGGCCGCGTTCGTGGCGGCGGGGCCGTGCGGGGTGCCGGGCGAGCGGGTGGCCGCGCTGCGCCAAGCCCTGGAGCCGTACGTCCGGGCGAACGTGCTCGGCACGGCGCTGGTGCATCTGACGATGCCGGGGGTGCCGGACCTCTACCAGGGCACGGAGTGCGAGTACCGGGCGCTGGTGGACCCGGACAACCGGCGTCCGGTGCCGTTCCCGCCGCAGGATCCGGGCGTCAAGGGTGCGGTGACGGCGGCCGCGCTGCGGCTGCGCCGACGGCGGCCGGAGGTCTTCGGGGACGCGGCGACGTACGAGCCGCTGCCGGCCGAGGGGGCGGCCGCGGACCACTGCCTGGCGTTCGCGCGCTCCGGCCGGGTCGTCACGGCCGTGACGCGGCTGTCGCTGCGGCTGGCGGAGGCGGGCGGCTGGCGCGGGACCCGGCTGGCGCTGCCGCCGGGGACGTGGGTCGACGTCCTGGCCGCGGAGCGGGAGTCCACCCGGGAGTTCACGGGGCACGCGCGCGTGGAGGAGCTCTTCGAGCGGCTGCCGGTGGCGCTGCTGGAGCGGGTGGAGCGAGGGCGCGAAGGTGATCTTCGGCGTTGA
- a CDS encoding DUF1707 and FHA domain-containing protein: MTSSFEFNTYPARLSDVERDRALKVLRDGVAMGRLSHDTFIRRMELALAARRSDELAVLTADLPVESRFSRMVFGTVEAVSGFTVRLRRAWQAERLPKLLLPHPGTAHALRIGRDPASGLRLTHESVSRVHAELSRQGGMWVLRDLGSTNGTTVNGRRVIGAAVVREGDQVAFGRMGFRLSVN, encoded by the coding sequence GTGACGTCGTCCTTCGAGTTCAACACGTACCCCGCGCGGCTGTCCGACGTGGAGCGCGACCGGGCGTTGAAGGTGCTGCGTGACGGCGTCGCCATGGGGCGCCTGTCGCATGACACGTTCATCCGGCGCATGGAGCTTGCCCTCGCCGCCCGCCGCTCGGACGAGCTCGCCGTCCTCACCGCCGACCTGCCCGTGGAGAGCCGCTTCTCCCGCATGGTCTTCGGCACCGTCGAGGCGGTCTCCGGCTTCACCGTCCGGCTGCGCAGGGCCTGGCAGGCCGAGCGGCTGCCCAAGCTGCTGCTGCCGCACCCCGGCACCGCGCACGCGCTGCGCATCGGCCGCGACCCCGCGAGCGGCCTCAGGCTGACCCATGAGAGCGTCTCGCGGGTGCACGCCGAACTCAGCCGCCAGGGCGGGATGTGGGTGCTGCGCGACCTCGGCTCGACCAACGGCACGACCGTCAACGGACGCCGCGTCATCGGCGCGGCCGTGGTCCGCGAGGGCGACCAGGTCGCCTTCGGGCGGATGGGGTTCCGTCTCTCGGTGAACTGA
- a CDS encoding phosphotransferase family protein produces the protein MTQAPTPTADTVRRLVRAILEEGGRGSGPEVRPVTEAGAHSTWWVGSRHVLRLAPDREATLRRRRELRLRDLVRPHVPVAVPTSVAHGEWSPGLAYTLDTRLPGGTAEEHDVSAVGEADLAGLLRGLREVPPRQAEALGVPRTAPRSLEALRRMAVAAAERLARADEFDPARLHQLTPPGAAQLAAQPATAVLVHHALRGEHLVVSVDGRVRGVLDWTEAVIGDPAEDIAGLALAVGSGAAVRAATLAGYGARPCLRGLWLARCDTVVRLAERLDARDTAPRAAEALSLPRTRLRRAWEAILLERVTEFREDGEGGASGADEEQWE, from the coding sequence ATGACCCAGGCACCGACACCCACCGCGGACACCGTCCGCCGACTGGTCCGCGCCATCCTCGAGGAGGGCGGCCGCGGCTCCGGTCCGGAGGTACGGCCCGTCACCGAGGCAGGCGCGCACTCCACCTGGTGGGTCGGCTCCCGCCACGTGTTGCGCCTCGCCCCTGACCGCGAGGCGACCCTGCGCCGCCGCCGTGAACTGAGGCTGCGCGACCTCGTCCGCCCGCACGTCCCGGTCGCAGTGCCGACCAGCGTCGCGCACGGCGAGTGGTCCCCTGGGCTCGCCTACACCCTCGACACCAGGCTGCCCGGCGGCACGGCCGAGGAGCACGACGTGTCGGCCGTCGGCGAGGCCGACCTCGCCGGACTGCTCAGGGGACTGCGCGAGGTGCCGCCCCGGCAGGCCGAGGCGCTCGGCGTGCCGCGGACCGCCCCGCGCTCCCTGGAGGCGCTGCGCCGGATGGCCGTGGCCGCCGCCGAACGCCTCGCCCGCGCCGACGAGTTCGACCCCGCCCGTCTCCACCAGCTCACCCCGCCCGGCGCGGCCCAGCTCGCCGCCCAGCCCGCCACCGCCGTCCTCGTCCACCATGCCCTGCGGGGCGAGCACCTCGTGGTGAGCGTCGACGGCCGGGTGCGTGGCGTTCTGGACTGGACCGAGGCGGTCATCGGGGACCCTGCCGAGGACATCGCGGGTCTCGCCCTCGCCGTCGGCTCCGGCGCCGCCGTCCGCGCCGCGACCCTCGCGGGATACGGTGCCCGCCCCTGCCTGCGGGGCCTGTGGCTGGCCCGCTGCGACACCGTCGTCCGCCTCGCGGAACGCCTCGACGCCCGCGACACCGCCCCACGGGCAGCCGAGGCGCTCTCCCTCCCGCGGACACGGCTGCGGCGCGCCTGGGAGGCGATCCTGCTGGAACGGGTGACGGAGTTCCGCGAGGACGGGGAGGGCGGGGCGAGCGGGGCGGACGAGGAGCAGTGGGAGTAG
- a CDS encoding aminopeptidase P family protein — translation MTGTAPAPFTCDDYRARMERAAREAADAGLAGLLVAPGPDLVWLTGYAPTAATERLTLLVLVAGRAPVLVVPTLEAPDAAKASGAPALTLRDWTDGKDPYAATAALLDPGGRFGISDNAWAMHLLGLQKALPTTSYASLTEALPMLRAVKDTAELELMAAAGAAADRAFEEIRKVPFAGRRETEVGADLADLLRRFGHSQVDFTIVASGPNGANPHHEVGDRVIEHGDMVVLDFGGLKDGYGSDTSRTVHVGEPTDEERRVHDLVREAQEAGFRAVRPGVACQEVDRAARAVIADAGYGEYFIHRTGHGIGVTTHEPPYMIEGEERPLVPGMCFSVEPGVYLPGRFGVRIEDIVTVTEDGGRRLNDTTRELVIVD, via the coding sequence ATGACCGGCACCGCACCCGCGCCCTTCACCTGCGACGACTACCGGGCCCGCATGGAGCGGGCGGCGCGCGAGGCCGCCGACGCCGGACTCGCCGGACTGCTCGTGGCGCCCGGACCCGACCTCGTATGGCTCACCGGCTACGCACCCACCGCCGCCACCGAACGGCTCACCCTGCTCGTCCTCGTGGCCGGCCGGGCCCCCGTCCTCGTAGTGCCGACCCTGGAGGCCCCCGACGCCGCGAAGGCGTCCGGCGCCCCGGCGCTCACCCTGCGGGACTGGACCGACGGCAAGGATCCCTACGCCGCCACCGCGGCCCTCCTCGACCCGGGCGGCCGGTTCGGGATCAGCGACAATGCCTGGGCGATGCACCTGCTGGGCCTGCAGAAGGCCCTGCCTACCACCTCCTACGCCTCTCTCACCGAGGCCCTGCCCATGCTGCGCGCCGTCAAGGACACGGCGGAGCTGGAGCTGATGGCGGCGGCGGGAGCGGCCGCGGACCGGGCGTTCGAGGAGATCCGGAAGGTTCCCTTCGCCGGGCGCCGGGAGACGGAGGTCGGCGCCGACCTCGCCGACCTGCTGCGCCGCTTCGGGCACTCCCAGGTCGACTTCACCATCGTCGCCTCCGGGCCCAACGGCGCCAACCCGCACCACGAGGTCGGCGACCGTGTCATCGAGCACGGCGACATGGTCGTCCTCGACTTCGGCGGCCTCAAGGACGGCTACGGCTCCGACACCTCCCGCACCGTCCACGTCGGCGAACCCACCGACGAGGAGCGCCGGGTCCACGACCTCGTGCGCGAGGCCCAGGAGGCGGGCTTCAGGGCGGTTCGGCCCGGCGTCGCCTGCCAGGAGGTCGACCGGGCCGCCCGCGCGGTCATCGCCGACGCCGGCTACGGCGAGTACTTCATCCACCGCACCGGACACGGCATCGGTGTCACCACCCACGAGCCGCCCTACATGATCGAGGGCGAGGAGCGGCCCCTCGTGCCCGGCATGTGCTTCTCCGTGGAGCCCGGCGTGTACCTGCCGGGCCGGTTCGGGGTACGCATCGAGGACATCGTCACCGTCACGGAGGACGGCGGCCGTCGTCTCAACGACACCACTCGTGAGCTGGTCATAGTGGACTGA
- the treZ gene encoding malto-oligosyltrehalose trehalohydrolase, producing MQFEVWAPQAERVTLQCEGVTRALERDPGRAGWWTGEAEAADGTRYGFAVDDGPVRPDPRSRRQPDGPEGLSAVVDQGRYEWRTQWSGRPLPGAVLYELHVGTYTPEGTLDAAAERLGHLAELGVTHVELMPLCSFPGRHGWGYDGVSPWAVHEPYGGPEALKRFADRAHGLGLGVVLDVVHNHLGPSGNHLPEFGPYFTDTHHTPWGAAVNLDAPGSDEVRAYLLSSALAWLRDYRLDGLRLDAVHALADTRAYPFLEELSAAVDALAAETGRPLFLIAESDLNDPRLITPRREGGLGLHAQWNDDFHHALHTALTGESQGYYSDFARESFAALAKTLTGGFFHDGTYSGFRGRRHGRPLDRSRVPAHRLLGYAQTHDQVGNRAQGDRLSASLSPGLLACAAALTLTAPFTPMLFMGEEWAAGTPWQYFTDHTDPELAEAVRRGRRREFTAHGWAEEDVPDPQDPATRERSCLDWSEPRREPHARVLAWYRELIALRHATPDLTDPDLADIKVAHDAQARWLAFRRGDVRVAVNLGKETAAIPLGPRPARVLAAWEPVAAPGQDGLLHVPGEACVVLEQE from the coding sequence GTGCAGTTCGAGGTGTGGGCACCGCAGGCCGAACGTGTGACGCTCCAGTGCGAAGGCGTCACGCGCGCGTTGGAGCGCGATCCGGGACGGGCGGGGTGGTGGACCGGCGAGGCGGAGGCCGCGGACGGCACGCGGTACGGCTTCGCGGTGGACGACGGCCCCGTCCGCCCCGACCCGCGCTCGCGCCGCCAGCCGGACGGCCCCGAGGGGCTGAGCGCGGTCGTCGACCAGGGCCGCTACGAGTGGCGTACGCAGTGGTCCGGGCGCCCGCTGCCGGGCGCGGTCCTGTACGAGCTGCACGTGGGCACCTACACCCCCGAGGGCACGCTGGACGCGGCCGCCGAGCGCCTGGGACACCTCGCCGAACTCGGTGTCACACATGTCGAGTTGATGCCGCTGTGCTCGTTCCCCGGCCGGCACGGCTGGGGGTACGACGGGGTGTCGCCGTGGGCGGTGCACGAGCCGTACGGCGGTCCCGAGGCGCTGAAGCGGTTCGCCGACCGGGCCCACGGGCTCGGTCTGGGCGTCGTCCTGGACGTGGTGCACAACCACCTGGGCCCGTCCGGCAACCACCTGCCCGAGTTCGGCCCGTACTTCACCGACACGCACCACACGCCGTGGGGCGCGGCCGTCAACCTGGACGCGCCCGGCTCGGACGAGGTGCGGGCCTACCTGCTGAGCAGCGCGCTGGCCTGGCTGCGCGACTACCGGCTCGACGGACTGCGCCTGGACGCCGTGCACGCACTGGCGGACACGCGCGCGTACCCGTTCCTGGAGGAACTCTCGGCGGCCGTGGACGCCCTCGCCGCGGAGACGGGCCGGCCGCTGTTCCTGATCGCCGAGTCCGACCTCAACGACCCGCGGCTGATCACGCCCCGCCGGGAGGGCGGCCTGGGCCTGCACGCCCAGTGGAACGACGACTTCCACCATGCCCTGCACACCGCGCTCACCGGCGAGTCCCAGGGCTACTACAGCGACTTCGCGCGCGAGTCGTTCGCCGCGCTCGCCAAGACCCTCACCGGCGGCTTCTTCCACGACGGCACGTACTCCGGCTTCCGGGGCCGCCGACACGGCCGTCCGCTGGACCGCTCCCGCGTGCCCGCGCACCGGCTCCTCGGGTACGCCCAGACCCACGACCAGGTCGGCAACCGCGCCCAGGGCGACCGCCTCTCGGCCTCCCTCTCACCCGGCCTGCTGGCGTGCGCGGCCGCGCTGACGCTGACCGCCCCCTTTACGCCGATGCTGTTCATGGGCGAGGAGTGGGCGGCGGGCACACCCTGGCAGTACTTCACCGACCACACCGACCCCGAACTCGCCGAGGCCGTACGGCGGGGCAGACGGCGGGAGTTCACGGCACACGGCTGGGCCGAGGAGGACGTGCCCGACCCGCAGGACCCGGCGACGCGCGAGCGCTCCTGCCTGGACTGGTCCGAGCCGCGGCGCGAGCCGCACGCGCGCGTGCTGGCCTGGTACCGCGAGCTGATCGCGCTGCGGCACGCAACTCCCGACCTCACCGATCCCGACCTGGCCGACATCAAGGTCGCCCACGACGCGCAGGCCCGCTGGCTGGCCTTCCGGCGCGGCGACGTCCGGGTGGCCGTCAACCTCGGCAAGGAAACGGCCGCGATCCCCCTGGGTCCCCGCCCGGCCCGCGTACTCGCCGCATGGGAGCCGGTGGCCGCACCGGGCCAGGACGGGCTGCTGCATGTGCCCGGGGAGGCGTGCGTGGTCCTGGAGCAGGAGTGA
- a CDS encoding SSI family serine proteinase inhibitor, which yields MTHFLNDLRPAEAVRRALPAAAALLLAVGAAPALAASHEALPGNWLELTVSRGDSRSIDTHGTLLLCDPPEGHSRAAEACDVLARADGDVNAVAKDGSRVCALVYAPVTVRAQGRWNGRPVDYRRTFGNDCEREALTGAVFALDDQQVPEV from the coding sequence ATGACGCACTTCCTCAACGATCTCCGGCCGGCGGAAGCCGTACGGCGCGCCCTGCCGGCCGCGGCCGCCCTCCTCCTCGCCGTCGGCGCCGCCCCGGCCCTGGCGGCCTCCCACGAGGCCCTGCCCGGCAACTGGCTCGAGCTCACCGTCTCCCGTGGCGACTCCCGGTCCATCGACACCCACGGCACCCTGCTGCTGTGCGACCCGCCCGAGGGCCACTCCCGCGCCGCCGAGGCCTGCGACGTCCTGGCGAGAGCCGACGGGGACGTGAACGCCGTCGCCAAGGACGGCAGCCGCGTCTGCGCGCTCGTGTACGCCCCGGTGACCGTCCGCGCGCAGGGTCGGTGGAACGGACGCCCGGTCGACTACCGGCGCACCTTCGGCAACGACTGCGAGCGGGAGGCGCTGACGGGGGCGGTGTTCGCCCTGGACGACCAGCAGGTGCCCGAGGTCTGA